From a region of the Sphingopyxis sp. YR583 genome:
- a CDS encoding DNA -binding domain-containing protein — translation MPPVGWLPEIDATMLTIVRPAPWARRVDDLAFLPERWGERVIRIAAPGGVTWLIRRGHAPELALWVPEGLAPRRGGAFGLYLHPDRRFADRVAAIALFHRAIGLGTPLRASPFRHAARHAAMLYIHDARTDGVSLRDIAAILCGELPPDWRASSVRSDLRRLTDLAQRLVAGGYKALPR, via the coding sequence ATGCCGCCGGTCGGCTGGCTCCCCGAAATCGATGCCACGATGCTGACCATCGTCCGTCCCGCACCATGGGCGCGGCGCGTCGATGATCTGGCCTTCCTGCCTGAGCGCTGGGGAGAGCGGGTCATCCGGATCGCGGCGCCGGGCGGCGTGACATGGCTCATTCGGCGGGGCCATGCACCCGAGCTGGCGCTCTGGGTGCCGGAAGGCCTCGCGCCGCGACGCGGTGGTGCCTTCGGCCTCTATCTTCATCCCGATCGCCGGTTCGCGGATCGCGTGGCGGCGATTGCCCTGTTCCACCGCGCGATCGGCTTGGGCACGCCGCTCCGCGCGTCGCCTTTCCGCCATGCGGCGCGTCACGCCGCCATGCTATATATCCACGATGCGCGTACGGACGGCGTGTCGCTGCGCGACATCGCCGCCATCCTTTGCGGCGAGCTGCCGCCAGACTGGCGGGCCAGCTCGGTCCGTTCGGACCTGCGCCGCCTCACCGATCTCGCTCAGCGCCTCGTCGCGGGCGGCTATAAAGCCCTCCCTCGCTGA
- a CDS encoding helix-turn-helix transcriptional regulator: MPDIIKDTRYLRTKEAAHYVGLSARTLEKHRTYGTGPAYRKVGGRVIYSLEDLRAWADRGACASTSDPNNLAVPPAIRRSDDPASGGGR; encoded by the coding sequence ATGCCCGATATCATCAAGGATACCCGCTATCTGCGCACCAAGGAGGCCGCCCATTATGTCGGTCTCTCGGCGCGCACACTTGAAAAGCACCGAACCTATGGCACCGGTCCCGCCTATCGGAAGGTCGGCGGGCGCGTGATCTACAGTCTTGAGGATTTGCGCGCCTGGGCCGATCGCGGCGCCTGCGCCTCGACCTCCGATCCCAACAATCTGGCCGTGCCGCCCGCGATCCGCCGCTCGGACGACCCCGCATCCGGAGGCGGGCGATGA
- a CDS encoding MucR family transcriptional regulator produces the protein MTEEKQEDLLAYTADIVAAHVSNNNVAMADLPELIARVHGALAALGTPVEAPVEKQEPAVSIRTSVKPDYIVCLEDGKKLKMLRRYLMTNYGMTPDDYRAKWGLPKDYPMVAPNYAETRRALAKEIGLGSKGRGGGRKPAAAKAAAAPARRGRPKTAA, from the coding sequence ATGACCGAAGAGAAGCAGGAAGATTTGCTGGCCTACACCGCCGATATTGTCGCGGCACATGTATCGAACAACAATGTTGCCATGGCCGACTTGCCCGAGCTGATTGCGCGCGTGCATGGCGCGCTCGCCGCTCTCGGTACCCCGGTCGAAGCGCCGGTCGAGAAGCAGGAGCCGGCGGTATCGATCCGCACGTCGGTGAAACCCGACTACATCGTCTGTCTCGAAGACGGCAAGAAACTCAAGATGCTGCGCCGCTATCTGATGACGAACTATGGCATGACCCCGGACGACTATCGCGCCAAATGGGGCCTGCCCAAGGATTACCCGATGGTTGCGCCCAATTACGCCGAGACGCGACGCGCGCTCGCCAAGGAAATCGGTCTCGGCTCGAAGGGCCGGGGCGGCGGCCGTAAGCCCGCCGCCGCCAAGGCAGCAGCGGCGCCCGCGCGGCGCGGGCGTCCCAAGACGGCGGCCTGA
- a CDS encoding type IV secretion system DNA-binding domain-containing protein: MAYNSSAGNGSGADPLTEQISLILAIVAIFGCWPAIQLQIPQGSRFEMADLVAEHWMHRRTLEPWVSVRWAWLAAHNYHGWFAISTLPGAIAIGLVQAFDKRSVLPFVHAGLGWGGGGLLGYVLFLDFREYSWPLAVMMPATLGFLGGAIGSRMTSLARKPKHLRGTRLGIGWSGRLLQHLWRRRSDVALAGITLSRVDEAMHVAAIGATGSGKSTALRALMADSLRRGDRHLVADPDGAAMEAHWAAGDIVLNPFDPRCAKWDLLGEIERPSDFAFIAGSLLPHMGQGDHDQWISYAQQLLAGAMENFWTLKLGSSDDFVTMLSSAPIRELRNLCAGTPAARYFEDGGERMLASILGTLAPAVGHLRLIAERGGEPFSVRRWIREGQGSLWIPYQANQIAALRGLASCWMNIAILETLSLEPSSERRIWFQIDELDALGRIEGLKDGLARLRKFGGCIAIGFQSYAQLRQIYGDGAEAIVENIGNFLLLRSGLSDDGGTAKLASRLIGSREVERQDISRSRSWGRYTSRSMTTQPRRVVEEVVLPSEIMQLPDREGFLKRAGSPVWRRVRFPYSMN, from the coding sequence GTGGCTTACAACTCCTCAGCGGGTAATGGATCGGGCGCCGATCCTTTGACCGAGCAGATTTCGCTCATACTCGCCATCGTCGCCATTTTCGGGTGCTGGCCGGCGATCCAGTTGCAGATCCCGCAAGGCAGCCGCTTCGAGATGGCCGATCTGGTGGCGGAGCATTGGATGCATCGTCGCACTTTGGAGCCGTGGGTCAGCGTGCGCTGGGCTTGGCTGGCAGCACATAATTATCACGGATGGTTCGCGATCTCCACCTTGCCCGGCGCAATTGCCATTGGTCTTGTCCAGGCGTTCGATAAGCGAAGCGTCTTGCCTTTTGTGCATGCCGGGCTCGGGTGGGGTGGCGGAGGCCTGCTCGGATACGTGCTGTTTCTAGACTTCAGGGAATATAGCTGGCCGCTGGCGGTGATGATGCCCGCGACCCTTGGATTTCTCGGCGGTGCGATCGGGTCTCGCATGACGTCGCTGGCACGGAAACCAAAACATTTGCGCGGCACGCGGCTCGGGATCGGATGGTCGGGACGGCTCCTTCAGCATCTTTGGCGAAGGCGGAGCGACGTCGCGCTCGCGGGAATTACGTTGAGTCGCGTTGACGAAGCCATGCATGTCGCAGCGATCGGAGCGACGGGTTCAGGCAAGTCGACTGCGCTGCGCGCCTTGATGGCGGATAGCCTTCGCCGCGGTGATCGCCATCTGGTTGCTGATCCCGATGGAGCAGCGATGGAGGCCCATTGGGCGGCGGGAGATATCGTCCTCAACCCGTTCGATCCGCGCTGCGCCAAATGGGATTTGCTCGGCGAGATCGAGCGGCCGAGCGACTTCGCCTTCATCGCAGGATCCTTGCTTCCGCATATGGGACAGGGCGACCATGACCAGTGGATCAGCTACGCGCAGCAATTGCTGGCCGGTGCGATGGAGAATTTCTGGACACTGAAGCTCGGCAGTTCGGACGACTTCGTGACAATGCTCTCGTCGGCTCCGATCAGAGAATTGCGTAACCTTTGTGCCGGGACGCCGGCGGCGCGCTATTTCGAGGACGGCGGCGAGCGGATGCTCGCGTCTATCTTGGGGACGCTCGCGCCAGCGGTCGGACATCTCCGCCTGATCGCCGAGCGGGGCGGCGAGCCTTTCTCGGTCCGGCGATGGATACGCGAGGGACAAGGCTCGCTCTGGATTCCCTATCAGGCGAATCAGATCGCGGCGCTGCGGGGGCTCGCCTCCTGCTGGATGAATATTGCGATCCTCGAGACGTTGTCGCTCGAACCGTCCAGCGAACGCCGCATCTGGTTCCAGATCGACGAGCTTGATGCGCTGGGCCGGATCGAGGGGCTCAAGGACGGGCTTGCCCGGCTCCGCAAATTTGGCGGGTGCATCGCGATCGGTTTCCAGTCCTATGCGCAGCTTCGCCAGATTTACGGCGATGGTGCCGAGGCGATCGTCGAGAATATCGGGAATTTCTTGCTGCTGCGTTCGGGGCTCAGCGACGATGGCGGCACTGCGAAGCTGGCGTCGCGCCTGATCGGCAGCCGCGAGGTCGAGCGGCAGGACATCAGCCGGTCGCGATCGTGGGGACGCTACACTAGCCGGTCGATGACGACGCAACCGCGCCGAGTGGTTGAGGAGGTCGTGCTCCCGAGCGAGATCATGCAGCTTCCCGATAGGGAGGGATTCCTGAAACGGGCGGGGTCGCCGGTCTGGCGCCGAGTGCGCTTCCCCTATTCAATGAATTGA
- a CDS encoding conjugal transfer protein TraD, translating into MTRRARTRQLIELGGLVMKAGLAQIAGDDRALIYGAFLEIAARLQEPNGDALRADLHRSGARALADEANIASSRIGVSER; encoded by the coding sequence ATGACACGGCGCGCCCGGACACGGCAGTTGATCGAACTGGGCGGGCTGGTCATGAAAGCCGGTCTCGCGCAAATCGCGGGTGATGATCGCGCGCTAATCTATGGTGCATTTCTGGAAATCGCAGCGCGGCTGCAAGAACCGAATGGCGATGCGCTGAGGGCCGACCTCCACCGGAGCGGCGCACGGGCATTAGCCGACGAGGCCAACATTGCATCATCTCGCATCGGTGTGTCGGAGCGATGA
- a CDS encoding lytic transglycosylase domain-containing protein — protein sequence MDGIVMRRARFALLAGGLVAVWSSTAVFASPSPVAASASLCARHAVEAAQRSQLAAETILRVMHVESRGRPDARSHKGAMGCMQIMPATWRYLTGKHGLGADPWDPRMNMIGGALYLAELARQFGFPGAYSAYNAGPARYARHVATGAPLPRETQLYTASLTRAPHAPRSPSAAASRQPRARWQEATLFMAGRGRGVNASTERAAEVAASAAGISLFPLAKASEPSTGNSEK from the coding sequence ATGGACGGGATCGTGATGCGCCGCGCGCGCTTCGCGCTGCTTGCTGGCGGTCTCGTTGCGGTATGGTCTTCGACCGCTGTTTTCGCTTCACCCTCGCCCGTGGCCGCGTCAGCTTCGCTGTGCGCGCGCCATGCGGTTGAGGCGGCGCAGCGCTCGCAGCTCGCCGCAGAGACGATCCTCCGCGTCATGCATGTCGAAAGCCGGGGCCGACCCGACGCCCGGTCGCACAAGGGGGCTATGGGCTGCATGCAGATCATGCCTGCGACCTGGCGCTATCTCACCGGGAAACATGGGCTCGGTGCCGATCCGTGGGATCCGCGCATGAATATGATCGGCGGCGCGCTCTATCTCGCCGAGCTGGCCCGCCAGTTCGGATTTCCTGGTGCCTATTCGGCCTACAATGCCGGGCCTGCACGCTACGCCCGGCATGTGGCGACCGGGGCGCCCTTGCCGCGCGAAACGCAGCTCTACACCGCCAGTCTAACAAGAGCGCCGCACGCGCCACGTTCGCCATCGGCTGCTGCCTCCCGCCAGCCTCGCGCCCGCTGGCAGGAAGCGACATTGTTCATGGCCGGTCGCGGGCGCGGCGTGAACGCATCGACGGAGCGGGCGGCCGAAGTCGCTGCGTCGGCGGCGGGAATCTCCCTGTTCCCGCTCGCGAAAGCGTCGGAACCAAGCACCGGGAACAGCGAAAAATAA
- a CDS encoding helix-turn-helix domain-containing protein, whose product MAGAIYSEAQNSIAAALTAARLKSGLKQTELAKSIGKHQSYISDIERGQRRVDLLEFYALARAMNFEPAELYAEVTKDLPAVIQV is encoded by the coding sequence ATGGCAGGGGCGATCTATTCCGAAGCACAGAACTCGATCGCTGCTGCGTTGACGGCAGCTCGGCTAAAATCCGGGCTCAAACAAACCGAACTCGCCAAGTCGATAGGAAAACATCAATCCTATATTTCTGACATCGAACGGGGTCAGCGCCGGGTCGACTTGTTGGAATTCTATGCGCTTGCTCGCGCCATGAACTTCGAGCCAGCGGAGCTATATGCCGAAGTGACCAAAGACCTTCCGGCAGTGATCCAAGTCTGA
- a CDS encoding helix-turn-helix domain-containing protein, with product MNRHRVIDLSERQRQCLRGIARGLQAKEIASDLGLSYNTVNEHLRSARRLLGVTTSRQAARLLAVSEADNSIVLDQIGVEFTVLDSNTDSADATGAVRNRYNLTILQRIGLTVATAFAAVALAGALLVGADAINRIFVGYGIDISDPPYRK from the coding sequence ATGAACCGCCATCGCGTGATCGATTTGAGCGAGCGACAGCGGCAATGCCTTCGCGGCATAGCGCGAGGCCTTCAGGCCAAGGAGATCGCGTCCGATCTTGGGCTCTCATACAACACCGTCAACGAACATTTGCGAAGTGCGCGGCGGCTCTTGGGTGTGACGACAAGTCGCCAAGCAGCGCGCCTGCTCGCGGTATCGGAAGCAGACAATTCGATTGTACTCGACCAAATTGGGGTCGAGTTCACAGTTCTCGACAGCAATACCGATTCGGCGGACGCCACCGGCGCCGTTCGGAATCGTTACAATCTCACCATCCTCCAGAGGATCGGACTCACCGTGGCGACAGCCTTCGCTGCGGTAGCGCTCGCCGGCGCGCTCCTCGTGGGCGCCGACGCGATCAACCGCATCTTCGTCGGATATGGGATCGACATTTCCGACCCCCCGTACAGGAAATAG
- a CDS encoding S26 family signal peptidase translates to MTRRDKDETPRKSPWTDMPGERRARRRRLGTIAGAGLALATLPLIFEPSIRLLWNASPSVPVGLYHVARAEPRVGDLVVVRPPESVERLAVLRRYLGPGVPLLKPIVATAGAEVCRYGGRVEIDGEPAAFALVADRLGRPLPGWSGCRTLRQGEYFLLAPATLTSFDSRYFGPVDRGTIIGRATPIWTGS, encoded by the coding sequence ATGACGCGCCGCGACAAGGACGAGACGCCGCGCAAATCGCCCTGGACCGACATGCCCGGCGAGCGCCGCGCGCGGCGCCGCCGTCTCGGTACCATCGCCGGCGCTGGACTCGCGCTCGCGACGCTCCCGCTCATCTTCGAGCCGTCGATCCGGCTCCTCTGGAATGCGTCGCCGAGCGTGCCGGTCGGTCTCTATCATGTCGCCCGCGCCGAGCCGCGCGTTGGCGATCTGGTCGTGGTGCGGCCTCCTGAGTCCGTCGAGCGCCTCGCGGTGCTTCGGCGCTATCTCGGTCCCGGCGTGCCGCTCCTCAAGCCTATCGTGGCGACGGCGGGGGCCGAGGTCTGCCGCTATGGCGGCCGCGTCGAGATCGACGGAGAGCCCGCCGCCTTCGCGCTCGTCGCCGACCGGCTCGGCCGTCCGCTGCCGGGCTGGTCGGGATGCCGCACCCTTCGGCAGGGCGAATATTTCCTGCTCGCGCCCGCGACCCTGACCTCGTTCGACAGCCGCTATTTCGGGCCGGTTGACCGCGGCACGATTATCGGCCGTGCCACCCCTATATGGACGGGATCGTGA
- a CDS encoding DUF6161 domain-containing protein, whose protein sequence is MSEPFFTVNLSGQDPLIFMSRQQFSRWFHEEHALWNWLWLDEAGEYLQSTPPELRTIYKAFSGGGTIVDDMSEQGLASLRTWQNNHLPGSETNLFVSASARGRRVLSIKERVGIAEARIAYRYLRSPGEWQQFMADPTTLRGMLLAADPGAIEPTGLIQQLEQERTNYRSAITRMENRVRELEQQKRDREASRARRVRGVVHRLRRAAQSKSDAIIDHFATTSQAAIARITETEDRFRTQMELAAPVDYWKAKSADHGAAERLLLKVTVGYFLAAAIIIGGAGYLAATIILSLEAGVDRTPVYLITSGALLAITTLVFWIGRLVVKLWLSEHHLRVDAKERAIMTQAYLAMNENGNMAETDRAIMLASIFRPAPDGVVKEEGPQDIGLQAILSRLLVK, encoded by the coding sequence ATGAGCGAGCCATTTTTTACGGTAAATCTGAGCGGCCAAGACCCGCTGATATTCATGAGCCGTCAGCAATTCTCACGCTGGTTTCACGAGGAGCACGCTCTTTGGAACTGGCTCTGGCTCGATGAAGCCGGCGAGTATTTGCAATCGACGCCGCCGGAACTCCGAACCATCTACAAGGCTTTCAGCGGCGGGGGCACGATTGTTGACGACATGAGTGAACAGGGTCTGGCGAGCCTGCGGACTTGGCAGAACAATCACCTGCCGGGCTCCGAGACCAATCTGTTCGTCAGTGCTTCGGCCAGGGGTCGGCGCGTCCTTTCAATTAAGGAGAGAGTCGGGATTGCCGAAGCGCGTATAGCCTATCGCTATTTGCGCTCGCCGGGAGAATGGCAGCAATTCATGGCGGATCCTACCACCCTGCGCGGCATGCTTCTCGCAGCCGACCCGGGTGCGATCGAGCCGACCGGGTTGATCCAGCAGTTGGAACAGGAGCGCACCAATTATCGCTCGGCAATCACCCGCATGGAAAATCGGGTGCGCGAGCTGGAACAGCAAAAGCGCGATCGCGAGGCTTCGCGGGCGCGGCGCGTGCGCGGAGTGGTGCACCGTCTGCGCCGCGCCGCACAAAGCAAGTCTGACGCGATAATCGATCATTTCGCGACAACATCCCAAGCGGCGATCGCGCGGATCACGGAGACGGAAGATCGATTTCGGACGCAGATGGAACTGGCCGCACCGGTGGATTATTGGAAAGCCAAATCTGCCGACCATGGGGCCGCCGAGCGTCTCTTGCTGAAGGTCACCGTCGGTTATTTCCTGGCGGCAGCGATCATAATCGGTGGGGCGGGATATCTCGCTGCGACGATCATCCTATCCCTCGAGGCGGGGGTCGACCGAACTCCCGTTTATCTGATCACGAGTGGTGCGTTGCTCGCGATCACGACGCTGGTGTTCTGGATCGGGCGCCTTGTGGTCAAGCTCTGGCTCAGTGAACATCATCTGCGTGTCGATGCCAAAGAGCGCGCAATCATGACACAAGCCTATCTCGCGATGAACGAAAACGGCAATATGGCGGAAACCGATCGGGCCATTATGTTGGCTTCGATCTTCCGGCCTGCGCCAGACGGCGTGGTAAAGGAGGAAGGGCCGCAGGACATCGGATTGCAGGCCATATTGTCACGGCTTCTCGTCAAATAA
- the traA gene encoding Ti-type conjugative transfer relaxase TraA, whose amino-acid sequence MAIYHFSAKIISRAAGRSAVAAAAYRAAERLHDERLGRSHDFSNKAGVVHSEVMLPEGAPERLSDRATLWNEVEAAEKRKDAQLAREVEFAIPREMAKEQGVALARDFVEREFVARGMIADLNVHWDIGADGEAKPHAHVMLSLRSVDGGGFGSKVRDWNATASLQHWRGAWASHVNERCADLGIDARIDHRSYAAQGIDLEPQHKIGAAAMRREAKGEASERKEDHRAIARANGEAIVADPRIGLDALTRCQATITHRDLAKFAHRHSDSTEQYAAVLSAMRSSDYLVALGRDARGEDRFTTTSMLRAEVALARHADALVSSRHGVAADGVRRACANAAKRELELGGEQLHALDHVTRSEGLSLVVGYAGSGKSAMLGVARDAWEAMGYRVRGAALSGIAAENLEAGSGISSRTIASLEHGWAKNFERLERHDVLVVDEAAMIGTRQLGRVLAEAKSAGAKVVLVGDVQQLQAIEAGAAFRMLAERHGAAEIGEIRRQQSEWMREATRALATGRTGEAFARYRDAGMVVAADTRDAARAELIARWDSERRLEPAASRIILTHLNKEVHMLNDAARETRRASGEIGADVIVQTERGERAFGAEDRILFLRNDRGLGVKNGTLGTVEQATAERLNVRLDDGRHVDVDLKSYGHVDHGYAVTVHKAQGMTVDHTHLLATPGLDAHGTYVGLSRHRDATAVHYGRDDFADDAALRRALSRERPKDMALDYRGGHSGRAEIATKTCPHGVAIESAGSTLSQPQTLADKLRAMVRARVDAPKPTPESMRQAISQTADTKIDQGLKSGRDHDAGR is encoded by the coding sequence ATGGCGATCTATCATTTCTCGGCCAAGATCATCTCCCGCGCCGCGGGCCGCAGCGCCGTGGCGGCTGCGGCCTATCGCGCGGCCGAACGCCTGCACGACGAACGGCTGGGCCGGAGCCACGACTTTTCGAACAAAGCCGGCGTCGTGCACAGCGAAGTGATGCTGCCCGAGGGCGCGCCCGAGCGCCTGTCGGATCGCGCAACGCTCTGGAACGAGGTCGAGGCGGCCGAAAAGCGCAAGGATGCTCAGCTTGCCCGCGAAGTGGAATTCGCGATCCCGCGCGAGATGGCCAAGGAACAGGGCGTCGCGCTCGCCCGCGATTTCGTCGAGCGCGAGTTCGTCGCGCGCGGCATGATCGCCGATCTCAATGTTCATTGGGATATCGGCGCTGATGGCGAGGCGAAGCCACATGCGCATGTCATGCTGTCGCTGCGCTCAGTGGACGGCGGTGGGTTTGGCTCAAAGGTGCGCGACTGGAATGCGACCGCGTCGCTTCAGCATTGGCGCGGGGCATGGGCGAGCCACGTCAACGAGCGATGCGCTGATCTCGGGATCGACGCGCGCATCGATCATCGCAGCTATGCCGCGCAAGGCATCGATCTTGAACCGCAGCACAAGATCGGTGCAGCGGCGATGCGGCGTGAAGCCAAGGGCGAGGCGAGTGAACGCAAAGAGGATCATCGCGCGATCGCGCGCGCGAACGGAGAGGCTATCGTGGCTGATCCGCGGATCGGTCTTGATGCGTTGACACGTTGTCAGGCGACCATCACGCACCGCGATCTTGCGAAGTTCGCGCATCGGCATTCGGACAGCACCGAGCAATATGCAGCGGTGCTGTCGGCGATGCGCAGTTCGGACTATCTGGTTGCGCTTGGGCGCGACGCCCGCGGCGAGGATCGCTTCACCACGACTTCGATGCTCCGCGCCGAAGTCGCGCTGGCGCGTCATGCCGATGCACTGGTGTCTTCACGGCACGGCGTTGCGGCCGATGGTGTGCGCCGCGCCTGTGCCAATGCCGCGAAACGCGAGCTGGAGCTTGGCGGCGAGCAGCTGCACGCGCTCGACCATGTGACCCGGAGCGAAGGTCTGTCGCTGGTCGTCGGCTACGCTGGGTCGGGGAAGTCGGCGATGCTGGGCGTAGCGCGCGATGCTTGGGAGGCGATGGGTTACCGCGTGCGCGGCGCGGCGCTGTCGGGGATCGCGGCGGAAAATCTCGAAGCGGGATCCGGAATATCGTCGCGCACGATCGCGAGCCTGGAACATGGCTGGGCGAAGAACTTCGAGAGGCTCGAACGACATGATGTGCTGGTCGTCGACGAGGCGGCGATGATCGGCACGCGCCAGCTTGGACGCGTGCTAGCCGAAGCGAAGAGTGCGGGCGCCAAGGTCGTGCTTGTCGGTGACGTCCAGCAACTTCAGGCGATCGAGGCAGGCGCCGCGTTCCGGATGCTCGCCGAGCGTCATGGTGCCGCCGAGATCGGCGAAATCCGGCGCCAGCAATCGGAGTGGATGCGCGAGGCGACGCGCGCTCTCGCAACCGGGCGGACGGGCGAGGCGTTCGCCCGCTATCGGGACGCTGGCATGGTAGTCGCCGCAGACACGCGCGACGCGGCGCGCGCCGAGTTGATCGCGCGCTGGGATAGCGAACGGCGATTGGAACCTGCCGCGTCGCGCATCATTCTTACTCATCTCAACAAGGAGGTTCATATGCTCAACGACGCGGCCCGCGAAACGCGGCGGGCATCGGGCGAGATTGGAGCCGATGTCATTGTGCAGACCGAGCGGGGCGAGCGAGCCTTCGGTGCCGAGGACCGGATATTGTTCCTTCGCAACGATCGGGGTCTCGGAGTGAAGAACGGGACGCTCGGCACCGTCGAGCAAGCCACGGCCGAAAGGCTGAATGTGCGGCTCGACGACGGGCGCCACGTTGATGTCGATCTTAAATCCTATGGCCATGTCGATCATGGCTATGCGGTCACCGTTCACAAAGCGCAGGGGATGACGGTCGATCATACGCATCTTCTCGCGACGCCGGGACTCGATGCGCACGGCACCTATGTGGGGCTCAGCCGTCACCGCGATGCGACTGCCGTTCATTATGGGCGCGATGATTTTGCCGATGATGCAGCGCTGCGGCGTGCCCTGTCGCGCGAGCGACCGAAGGATATGGCGCTCGATTATCGAGGAGGTCATTCGGGCCGCGCCGAAATCGCCACGAAAACCTGCCCGCACGGCGTCGCAATCGAATCGGCGGGGTCAACCTTGTCGCAACCGCAAACGCTCGCTGACAAGCTCCGTGCGATGGTTCGAGCTCGGGTAGATGCGCCGAAACCTACCCCGGAATCGATGCGCCAAGCCATATCGCAGACTGCGGATACGAAAATTGACCAGGGGTTGAAGTCAGGTCGCGATCACGATGCCGGACGATAA
- a CDS encoding transcriptional regulator domain-containing protein has translation MPGYQNFCLPAPYDACRALDARGFAWEWLRRNPDFRALWSDASRGARQASADALATVARSRRPLVRIGLHPLARRLASWGLTFRAAAGHIGDGHAAGRLAPRNRCHDADHRPSRTMGAARR, from the coding sequence GTGCCGGGCTATCAGAATTTTTGCCTTCCAGCGCCCTATGACGCCTGCCGCGCGCTCGACGCGCGCGGCTTTGCGTGGGAGTGGCTGCGGCGCAATCCGGACTTTCGGGCCTTATGGTCGGACGCCTCGCGCGGTGCCCGGCAGGCGAGCGCCGACGCGCTCGCGACTGTCGCCCGCTCGCGGCGGCCGCTCGTCCGCATCGGTCTTCATCCCCTGGCACGGAGGTTGGCCTCTTGGGGGCTCACCTTTCGCGCCGCCGCTGGACATATCGGCGACGGCCATGCCGCCGGTCGGCTGGCTCCCCGAAATCGATGCCACGATGCTGACCATCGTCCGTCCCGCACCATGGGCGCGGCGCGTCGATGA
- a CDS encoding conjugal transfer protein TraD produces MAKMRDFDAELKALSDRAKLLKQRKVQQFGELVETTGADTLDPELLAGALLAAVATKDKAVTAEWSKRGAEFFRARERKRASRDTAPVAGGTPSGAGT; encoded by the coding sequence ATGGCCAAGATGCGAGATTTCGATGCCGAGCTGAAGGCTCTCAGCGACCGCGCCAAATTGCTGAAGCAGCGCAAGGTCCAGCAATTTGGTGAACTCGTCGAAACGACCGGTGCCGACACGCTTGATCCCGAACTGCTAGCGGGCGCGCTGCTCGCCGCCGTGGCGACCAAGGACAAGGCGGTCACCGCAGAATGGAGCAAACGCGGCGCCGAATTTTTTCGCGCTCGCGAGCGGAAACGGGCGAGCCGCGATACTGCGCCTGTCGCTGGCGGCACGCCGTCTGGAGCAGGCACGTAA